One window of Deltaproteobacteria bacterium genomic DNA carries:
- a CDS encoding 2-oxoacid:acceptor oxidoreductase family protein produces the protein MSADAGKPPLLRQQVVLSGVGGQGVLFLTRLLAEAAIAVGFPVLTSETHGMAQRGGVVVSHLKVGGFDSPLVRMGRADLLLVLKEENVALHRVFLADGGALVVNAPVPTDAGSRARIHAVDADALARTAGTPHAVNLILLGFALARVGGGTAGGFFCTAGEVREALSRRQGGGGSRLADSLSALDLGIAHGT, from the coding sequence ATGAGCGCCGACGCCGGGAAGCCGCCTCTCCTGCGCCAACAGGTGGTCCTGTCCGGCGTCGGAGGGCAGGGGGTCCTGTTCCTCACCCGCCTCCTGGCCGAGGCGGCGATCGCCGTCGGATTCCCGGTGCTCACCTCGGAAACGCACGGGATGGCCCAGCGGGGCGGGGTGGTCGTCTCCCACCTGAAGGTGGGCGGATTCGACAGCCCCCTGGTACGGATGGGCCGGGCCGACCTGCTCCTCGTCCTCAAGGAGGAGAACGTCGCCCTTCATCGGGTGTTCCTGGCCGACGGCGGCGCCCTGGTCGTCAACGCGCCGGTCCCGACCGATGCCGGTTCCCGCGCGCGGATACACGCGGTCGATGCCGACGCGCTCGCCCGCACGGCCGGAACCCCCCATGCGGTCAACTTGATCCTGCTCGGATTCGCGCTCGCGCGGGTCGGCGGCGGGACCGCGGGCGGGTTTTTCTGCACGGCAGGGGAGGTCCGGGAAGCGCTCTCGCGGCGGCAGGGGGGGGGCGGGTCCCGGCTCGCCGATTCGCTCTCCGCCCTCGATCTGGGCATCGCTCATGGGACGTGA
- a CDS encoding indolepyruvate ferredoxin oxidoreductase subunit alpha — protein MSDRILMQGNDAIARGLVAAGCAVAASYPGTPASEILSSIDRWRKKCGATMHVEWAVNEKVALEIAYTAAISGLRAAVSMKQVGLNVASDPLLSASYLGVTGGFLVVSADDPGPHSSQTEQDSRLLAMMAKVPVLDPASPAQAMALAGTGFDLSEAFGVPVMLRPTTRVCHASQDVDAPPFRPPVREARFVKDPARWAATPVFRRKLHDRLAEKIAAIAAWPATAPIRMNPEVSAAKAVVASGVAFAHARELFGELGISDRIALYQVIQPYPLHAAFIDHLLETYAEILVLEESAPVIEMQVADRRRVRGRMTGAVPGTGELLPEIIERLLSRFAGLPVPDGALPAQAGGRRPTLCPGCAHRSSFYAIRKAAPAGIYPSDIGCYTLGINLGAVDTVLCMGAAVSQAAGFDYAHRLSGKQVDIVATIGDSTFYHAGIPPLIDAVVQGARFVLVILDNGTTAMTGNQPTPGTGIGAGGETTAAVDMEGLVRACGIRFCRTANPDRLPEFVALLKEALVHAREGGVAVVIARQPCAMVARAAGGKEPGAIVITGECTGCRHCVDRFECPALVFDEAANRVRIDEMICTGCGVCVHVCPVGAIRPESDGEKRS, from the coding sequence GTGAGCGACCGCATCCTGATGCAGGGGAACGACGCCATCGCGCGCGGGCTGGTCGCGGCCGGCTGCGCGGTCGCCGCTTCCTATCCGGGGACGCCCGCTTCCGAGATCCTCTCCTCGATCGATCGCTGGCGGAAAAAATGCGGCGCGACGATGCACGTCGAATGGGCGGTGAACGAAAAGGTCGCGCTCGAGATCGCCTACACGGCCGCCATCTCGGGCTTGCGCGCCGCGGTCAGCATGAAGCAGGTGGGGTTGAACGTCGCCTCCGACCCGTTGCTGAGCGCCTCCTACCTCGGGGTGACGGGCGGGTTCCTGGTCGTCAGCGCGGACGACCCGGGTCCCCACTCCTCGCAGACGGAGCAGGACAGCCGGCTGCTGGCGATGATGGCGAAGGTGCCCGTCCTCGACCCGGCCTCTCCCGCGCAGGCGATGGCGCTCGCGGGGACCGGGTTCGACCTCTCGGAGGCGTTCGGCGTTCCCGTGATGCTGCGACCGACGACGCGCGTCTGCCACGCGAGCCAGGACGTCGACGCGCCTCCGTTCCGGCCGCCGGTGCGGGAGGCCCGGTTCGTGAAGGATCCGGCCCGCTGGGCGGCGACCCCCGTCTTCCGCAGGAAGCTGCACGACCGTTTGGCCGAAAAGATCGCGGCGATCGCCGCGTGGCCCGCGACCGCCCCGATCCGGATGAACCCGGAGGTTTCGGCGGCGAAGGCCGTGGTGGCTTCGGGCGTCGCGTTCGCGCACGCCAGGGAACTGTTCGGCGAGCTGGGGATTTCGGACCGGATCGCGCTGTACCAGGTGATCCAGCCGTACCCGCTGCACGCCGCCTTCATCGACCACCTCCTGGAAACGTACGCGGAGATCCTCGTCCTCGAGGAGTCGGCGCCGGTGATCGAGATGCAGGTCGCGGACCGGCGCCGCGTGCGCGGTCGGATGACCGGCGCGGTTCCCGGGACGGGGGAACTGCTCCCCGAGATCATCGAACGGCTTCTCTCCCGGTTCGCCGGGCTTCCCGTCCCGGACGGAGCGCTTCCCGCGCAGGCGGGCGGACGGCGGCCGACGCTGTGCCCGGGCTGCGCGCACCGGTCGAGCTTCTACGCCATCCGGAAGGCGGCTCCCGCCGGCATCTACCCGAGCGACATCGGCTGCTACACGCTGGGCATCAACCTCGGCGCCGTCGACACCGTCCTGTGCATGGGGGCGGCGGTCAGCCAGGCGGCCGGCTTCGATTACGCGCACCGGCTCTCCGGAAAACAGGTCGACATCGTCGCGACGATCGGCGACTCGACCTTCTACCACGCCGGGATCCCGCCCCTGATCGACGCCGTCGTCCAAGGGGCGCGGTTCGTCCTCGTGATCCTGGACAACGGGACGACCGCGATGACGGGGAACCAGCCGACGCCCGGAACCGGGATCGGCGCGGGCGGGGAGACCACCGCGGCCGTCGACATGGAAGGGCTCGTTCGCGCCTGCGGGATCCGATTCTGCCGCACGGCGAACCCCGACCGGCTGCCGGAATTCGTCGCGCTGCTCAAGGAGGCGCTCGTCCATGCCCGCGAGGGGGGCGTCGCGGTGGTGATCGCCCGCCAGCCGTGCGCGATGGTCGCCCGTGCCGCCGGCGGGAAGGAGCCGGGCGCGATCGTGATCACCGGGGAGTGCACCGGGTGCCGGCATTGCGTGGACCGGTTCGAATGCCCGGCCCTGGTCTTCGACGAGGCGGCGAACCGTGTCCGGATCGACGAGATGATCTGCACCGGTTGCGGCGTGTGCGTTCACGTCTGCCCGGTGGGCGCGATCCGGCCGGAGTCGGACGGAGAGAAGCGTTCATGA
- a CDS encoding TRAP transporter large permease: MSGPIVGVYGIVVMFFILFVLRVPAAFTMALVGFVGIAQVISFDAAFSIVGTEMWNIFSSYGLTVIPLFILVGEIVHYAGYNFSLYDATYKWFGHYRGGLAMTTIMASAAFSAISGSNTATAATMSAVAIPAMKEYGYHPQLNAGAVAAGATLGVLIPPSIVLVVYGLYTGQSIGKLFFGNIIPSAILTVAILGTVVWICRMHPDWGPAGPRFGWKERMKALPEAIDILVLFGIIMYALFTGVVTATEAAAVSCFLGYAICLARRKLTWKKFIDSMTETLRISCMVFMIVAGAVIFARFLTLTRLPFATAEWIQALALPKWMVLWVILLCYIIGGCIMDALAFLLVSLPIFYPLVIQLGYDPIWFGQVITIVTTMGSIMPPIGICCYVVSGMSGIPLGTVFRGSFYYIPSYIVSIIILMISPYWTVLVLSDLVK, translated from the coding sequence ATGAGCGGGCCCATCGTCGGCGTGTACGGGATCGTCGTCATGTTTTTCATCCTGTTCGTCCTGCGGGTCCCCGCCGCCTTCACCATGGCCCTGGTCGGGTTCGTCGGGATCGCCCAGGTGATCTCCTTCGACGCGGCCTTCTCGATCGTCGGCACCGAGATGTGGAACATCTTCTCCAGCTACGGGCTGACGGTGATCCCGCTGTTCATCCTGGTCGGCGAGATCGTCCATTACGCCGGGTACAATTTCAGCCTCTACGACGCCACCTACAAATGGTTCGGGCATTACCGCGGCGGGCTCGCGATGACGACGATCATGGCGTCGGCGGCCTTCTCGGCCATCTCCGGCTCCAACACGGCAACGGCGGCCACGATGAGCGCCGTCGCCATCCCCGCCATGAAGGAATACGGTTATCACCCGCAGCTGAACGCCGGGGCGGTCGCCGCCGGCGCGACGCTCGGCGTCCTCATCCCGCCCTCCATCGTGCTCGTCGTGTACGGTCTTTACACCGGCCAGTCGATCGGCAAGCTGTTTTTCGGAAACATCATCCCCAGCGCCATCCTGACCGTCGCCATCCTGGGCACGGTGGTCTGGATCTGTCGCATGCACCCCGACTGGGGCCCGGCCGGCCCGAGGTTCGGCTGGAAGGAGCGGATGAAGGCGCTCCCCGAGGCGATCGACATCCTCGTGCTCTTCGGGATCATCATGTACGCCCTGTTCACGGGGGTCGTGACCGCCACGGAGGCCGCCGCCGTCAGCTGTTTTCTGGGGTACGCGATCTGCCTCGCTCGCCGCAAGCTCACGTGGAAAAAGTTCATCGATTCGATGACCGAAACTCTTCGCATCTCCTGCATGGTCTTCATGATCGTCGCGGGGGCGGTGATCTTCGCCCGGTTCCTGACGCTCACCCGCCTTCCCTTCGCGACCGCGGAGTGGATCCAGGCGCTCGCGCTGCCGAAGTGGATGGTGCTCTGGGTGATCCTGCTCTGCTACATCATCGGCGGCTGCATCATGGATGCCCTCGCGTTCCTGCTCGTCTCGCTTCCCATCTTCTACCCCCTGGTCATTCAGTTGGGCTACGACCCGATCTGGTTTGGACAGGTGATCACGATCGTGACGACGATGGGCTCCATCATGCCGCCCATCGGCATCTGCTGCTACGTCGTCTCCGGCATGTCGGGCATCCCGCTGGGGACCGTCTTCCGCGGCAGCTTCTACTACATCCCGTCCTACATCGTTTCGATCATCATCCTCATGATCTCTCCGTACTGGACCGTCCTCGTCCTGTCGGACCTCGTGAAATAG
- a CDS encoding TRAP transporter small permease, producing MGLERFSELLRRVLMIAGGVSLLALTLLATMNVALRIFQVPVSGTYEVVSFLGAIVTAGALGFTQKRKDHIVVDILSEKFPAKVKRVLDRVSYALILVFFSIVSWQTFVYGKRLLLTGELSETLKIAYYPFVFLVSLGFAVLALTIFLDLIETVWTREEKK from the coding sequence ATGGGACTGGAACGGTTTTCCGAGCTGCTTCGCAGGGTCCTGATGATCGCCGGGGGCGTCTCGCTCCTGGCGCTCACCTTGCTGGCGACGATGAACGTCGCCTTGAGGATATTCCAGGTCCCGGTGAGCGGAACGTATGAGGTCGTCTCCTTCCTCGGCGCGATCGTCACCGCGGGCGCCCTCGGCTTCACCCAGAAACGGAAGGACCACATCGTCGTGGACATCCTCTCGGAAAAGTTCCCGGCGAAGGTCAAGCGGGTTCTCGACCGGGTGAGCTACGCCCTCATCCTCGTCTTCTTTTCCATCGTCTCCTGGCAGACCTTCGTGTACGGGAAGAGGCTGCTGCTGACGGGCGAGCTTTCCGAAACGCTGAAGATCGCCTATTACCCTTTCGTGTTCCTCGTCAGCCTCGGGTTCGCCGTCCTCGCGCTGACGATTTTCCTCGACCTGATCGAAACCGTCTGGACCCGCGAGGAAAAGAAATGA
- a CDS encoding TRAP transporter substrate-binding protein, whose translation MKAKSVLPVFLSVLFLALFVAPGTARSAGTITLRYANFPPSATFPCVQMERWAKEVSMRTHGKVKVHTFPGGTLLAAKNIFDGVISGMADIGNFAMSYQPGRFPVSEAVDLPMGFTSARAASLTLFDLIEKYKPKEFAQVKVLTLFTCPPTNFMTKTPVKSLADLKGMELRVAGTNVEVVKRLGGIPVAMPQSETPEAIQKGIVKGMVSSMEILKDFKFAAYTPYATVANLPVVSFAVVMNKAKWDSLPADVKDVLEKMRREQAEWTGTYVDDHVTEALAWSKANYQHQLFELPAADHDKVASLLKPMTEEYVKRTAALGLPASQIVADTLALKKKYEQKYR comes from the coding sequence GTGAAAGCGAAATCGGTGTTGCCTGTTTTCCTGTCGGTTCTTTTCCTTGCCTTGTTCGTCGCGCCCGGGACGGCGCGGTCCGCCGGAACGATCACGCTCCGGTACGCCAACTTCCCGCCGTCGGCCACCTTCCCCTGCGTCCAGATGGAGCGCTGGGCGAAGGAGGTTTCGATGCGGACCCACGGGAAGGTGAAGGTCCATACGTTCCCGGGAGGGACGCTCCTCGCGGCCAAGAACATCTTCGACGGCGTCATCTCGGGGATGGCCGACATCGGCAACTTCGCGATGAGCTATCAACCGGGCCGGTTCCCCGTCTCCGAGGCCGTGGATCTTCCGATGGGGTTCACGAGCGCCCGCGCCGCGAGCCTCACCCTGTTCGACCTGATCGAGAAGTACAAGCCGAAGGAGTTCGCGCAGGTCAAGGTGCTCACGCTCTTCACCTGCCCTCCGACCAACTTCATGACGAAGACGCCGGTCAAGTCGCTGGCCGACCTCAAGGGGATGGAACTGCGGGTCGCCGGCACGAACGTCGAGGTCGTGAAGCGCCTGGGCGGGATCCCCGTCGCGATGCCGCAGTCCGAGACGCCCGAGGCGATCCAGAAGGGGATCGTGAAGGGGATGGTCTCGTCGATGGAGATCCTCAAGGACTTCAAGTTCGCCGCCTACACGCCGTACGCCACCGTCGCGAACCTTCCCGTCGTCTCCTTCGCCGTCGTGATGAACAAGGCGAAGTGGGATTCCCTCCCGGCGGATGTGAAGGACGTCCTCGAGAAAATGCGCCGCGAGCAGGCGGAGTGGACCGGAACGTACGTGGACGACCACGTGACCGAGGCCCTCGCCTGGTCGAAAGCGAACTACCAGCACCAGCTCTTCGAGCTCCCCGCGGCGGACCACGACAAGGTCGCCTCCCTCCTGAAGCCGATGACCGAGGAGTACGTGAAACGGACCGCCGCGCTAGGCCTGCCGGCCAGCCAGATCGTCGCCGACACCCTCGCCTTGAAGAAAAAGTACGAGCAGAAGTACCGGTAG
- a CDS encoding alpha/beta hydrolase: MDEVKHLAAGGRRIEFTWHGPGPDVAPTLVFLHDGIGCAATWRDFPASLAGETGCGALAYSRAGYGGSDPVALPRPLTYMHDEGFFALPELLDAADIRQAFLVGHSDGGSIALLHASTPRSLPRVGGLLLEAPHVFCEEISVRAIEKARDEYLQTDLRAKLERYHGGNVDCAFWGWNRAWLDPGFLAWNIEDCLPAITVPVLVVQGTDDPYGTLRQVEAIERQCGGPVRRCILERCGHSPHREQRERTLSTMAAFVRELRET, translated from the coding sequence ATGGATGAAGTGAAGCACCTGGCCGCGGGCGGCCGCCGCATCGAGTTCACCTGGCATGGCCCCGGGCCGGACGTCGCTCCCACGCTCGTCTTCCTGCACGACGGGATCGGATGCGCCGCGACGTGGCGTGACTTTCCCGCGTCGCTCGCCGGCGAGACGGGGTGCGGCGCGCTCGCCTACAGCCGCGCCGGATACGGCGGCTCCGATCCCGTCGCGCTTCCGCGACCGCTCACCTACATGCACGACGAGGGGTTCTTCGCCCTTCCGGAACTTCTCGACGCGGCGGACATCCGCCAGGCCTTTCTCGTCGGGCACAGCGACGGTGGCTCCATCGCCCTGCTTCACGCTTCGACGCCGCGTTCCCTGCCCCGAGTCGGCGGCCTGCTGCTCGAGGCGCCGCACGTCTTCTGCGAGGAGATCTCCGTGCGCGCCATCGAGAAGGCGCGCGACGAATACCTCCAAACCGACCTGAGGGCGAAGCTCGAACGGTACCATGGGGGGAACGTCGATTGCGCCTTTTGGGGATGGAACCGGGCCTGGCTCGATCCGGGGTTTCTCGCCTGGAACATCGAGGATTGCCTGCCCGCCATCACGGTCCCTGTGCTCGTGGTACAGGGAACCGATGATCCGTACGGGACCCTTCGCCAGGTCGAAGCGATCGAGCGGCAATGCGGCGGTCCGGTCCGGCGCTGCATCCTCGAACGGTGCGGCCACAGCCCGCACCGCGAACAGCGCGAACGGACGCTTTCAACGATGGCCGCGTTCGTCCGCGAGCTCCGCGAAACGTAA
- a CDS encoding DNA-3-methyladenine glycosylase: MHLRRKVPRAFYDRDTVAVARDLLGKQLIHVSGGVERIGRIVEVEAYLGPHDLASHSSRGLTARTRVMFGPPGHAYVYMVYGMHCCMNVVTERDGHASAVLIRAVEPVKNVEGSTRGPGRLCKAMHIDRRRNEHDLTSDDFYIADPPAFEPVSIVKRPRVGVGYAGHWARRLLRFHIRGNPFVSKP; this comes from the coding sequence ATGCACCTCCGCCGAAAAGTGCCGCGCGCGTTTTACGATCGCGACACCGTCGCGGTCGCCAGGGATCTGCTGGGGAAACAGCTGATTCATGTGTCGGGCGGGGTGGAGCGGATCGGAAGGATCGTGGAAGTCGAGGCGTACCTGGGACCGCACGACCTCGCCTCCCATTCCTCGCGAGGACTCACCGCCCGGACCAGGGTCATGTTCGGTCCGCCGGGCCACGCTTACGTATACATGGTGTACGGCATGCACTGCTGCATGAACGTCGTGACCGAGCGCGACGGCCACGCCTCCGCCGTGTTGATCCGGGCCGTCGAACCGGTGAAGAATGTCGAAGGTTCCACACGGGGCCCCGGCCGCCTGTGCAAGGCGATGCACATCGACCGGCGACGCAACGAGCACGACCTGACCAGCGACGATTTTTATATCGCCGATCCGCCCGCGTTCGAACCTGTATCGATCGTCAAGAGACCACGCGTCGGCGTCGGCTACGCGGGGCATTGGGCGAGGAGACTCCTGCGATTCCACATTCGGGGCAACCCCTTCGTTTCGAAGCCTTAG
- a CDS encoding Flp family type IVb pilin, whose product MLKKLSAMMKDEKGQALAEYGLILALIAVICVGALTLLGGNVSTTLTNIAGKILP is encoded by the coding sequence ATGTTAAAGAAACTTTCCGCGATGATGAAGGATGAGAAAGGACAGGCCCTTGCGGAGTACGGACTGATTCTGGCGCTGATCGCCGTGATCTGCGTCGGCGCACTCACGCTGCTCGGCGGAAACGTCAGTACCACCTTGACCAACATCGCCGGCAAGATATTGCCGTGA
- a CDS encoding Flp family type IVb pilin — protein sequence MVRGSGRIRKWMNRGQEGQALAEYAMILLFVAVACVAAVTLLGVPIRGFYTGFNGSF from the coding sequence ATGGTGCGGGGGAGCGGCCGGATCCGCAAATGGATGAACCGCGGCCAGGAAGGCCAGGCCCTCGCCGAGTACGCGATGATCCTCCTGTTCGTCGCGGTGGCGTGCGTCGCCGCGGTCACCCTGCTGGGCGTACCGATCCGGGGGTTCTACACGGGATTCAACGGGAGTTTCTGA
- a CDS encoding pilus assembly protein: MRRYDKSIRGQSLVEFALVLPMFLLLLIGVTEFGRAWMTRNILTGASREAVRIAAVQGNTVTALSRANNILSSAGISGASVNIADDGAPYGTCSVTVSYAFPVSIAGFLPGLKGTNFTLSTSTSMRKEF; the protein is encoded by the coding sequence ATGCGCCGGTACGACAAATCGATCCGCGGGCAGAGTCTGGTGGAGTTCGCGCTCGTGCTCCCGATGTTTCTCCTCCTGCTGATCGGGGTCACCGAATTCGGTCGGGCGTGGATGACCCGGAACATCCTGACCGGGGCCTCCCGCGAGGCCGTCCGGATCGCCGCCGTCCAGGGGAACACCGTCACCGCCCTCTCGCGGGCAAACAACATCCTCTCTTCCGCCGGAATTTCCGGCGCCTCGGTGAATATCGCCGACGACGGCGCCCCTTACGGCACCTGCAGCGTCACCGTGTCGTACGCTTTCCCTGTCAGCATCGCAGGGTTCCTCCCGGGCCTGAAGGGGACGAACTTCACGCTCTCAACCTCCACGTCCATGCGAAAAGAATTCTGA
- the cpaB gene encoding Flp pilus assembly protein CpaB has protein sequence MNRKRILGIVGFAICLALVASLGAYRFLSEKNQMAESAKLQTIGVAVAVVDIPLGTTINSNQIGVSLWPRNLYPKDAFTTAVPVIGRIAMRDFLRGEPVVESRLVPKDKSSGLLSLKVPAGMRAFTVKVNEVVGVGGFIVPDSRVDVVVTTAVSPQRQQEQVAKTFLQNILVLAAGQVVEQKDNKPVTVNTVTLAVTPDESEKLALASNDGKIQLVMRNFADAQKVDTPGSDKGGLLSSMRTKPPVSPRKTVASKAVYRKASVPAPAAPVKVVKAGYVVEVIKGGKRSEETFQ, from the coding sequence ATGAACCGGAAACGGATCCTCGGGATCGTCGGCTTTGCCATCTGCCTCGCCCTCGTCGCGAGCCTGGGGGCGTACCGCTTCCTCTCCGAGAAGAACCAGATGGCCGAGAGCGCGAAACTCCAGACCATCGGTGTCGCCGTGGCCGTCGTCGATATCCCGCTCGGGACGACCATCAATTCGAACCAGATCGGCGTTTCCCTGTGGCCCAGGAACCTCTACCCCAAGGACGCCTTTACGACAGCCGTTCCCGTGATCGGACGGATCGCGATGAGGGACTTTCTCCGCGGCGAGCCGGTCGTCGAGTCCAGGCTGGTCCCCAAGGATAAAAGCAGCGGCCTCCTCTCCCTGAAGGTCCCCGCCGGCATGCGGGCCTTCACCGTCAAGGTGAACGAGGTCGTGGGCGTGGGCGGCTTCATCGTTCCGGATTCGCGGGTCGACGTCGTGGTGACGACCGCGGTTTCCCCGCAGCGCCAGCAGGAGCAGGTGGCCAAGACCTTCCTCCAGAACATCCTCGTCCTGGCGGCGGGCCAGGTCGTCGAGCAGAAGGACAACAAACCGGTCACGGTGAACACGGTGACGCTTGCGGTCACGCCGGACGAGTCGGAGAAGCTCGCTCTCGCCAGCAACGACGGGAAGATCCAGCTCGTCATGCGCAACTTCGCGGACGCCCAGAAGGTGGATACGCCGGGCAGCGACAAGGGAGGGCTTCTCTCCTCGATGCGCACGAAACCTCCCGTTTCCCCGAGGAAGACCGTGGCCTCGAAGGCGGTCTACCGTAAGGCATCCGTTCCAGCTCCTGCGGCGCCCGTCAAGGTCGTCAAGGCGGGGTATGTCGTCGAGGTCATCAAGGGCGGGAAGCGGTCGGAAGAGACGTTCCAATAA
- a CDS encoding type II and III secretion system protein family protein, which translates to MKRHKGIAVIFLLACFGLSFPLAARAAFKQGVPGASATKLHLQADQSFLLDTTLDIRRVSIGKPEIADVTVVTPKQLMVTGKAAGETTLIYWTAAGVPTSVDVNVWVENGVRKGLEKIVPGEKFEMSGTPETMILTGSVSSETAQHRLVEGAKAYTKNVVNLLAVDRVEQVMLQVRVAEVDRNVVKELGFNFLTDGNKTGRGALSPGNAFTPFFGDLRSSDVGNVGPNASFSDAVNLFVAKPGAFPKFAAFIRALDDRGALKVLAEPNLVVSNGAEGKFLAGGEFPVVFNSGTGGSASTSVVYKEFGVRLNFQPKIAPNGEIHLKIAQEVSELDFANAVILSGFRIPALRSRKAESSLQLADGQTFALAGLIDNKISKQVSKVPLLGDIPILGALFRSTRYQNSETELVILVTPRIVRPLEKGTTAALPTDRVKPEEFDPSMLK; encoded by the coding sequence GTGAAACGCCATAAAGGAATCGCCGTCATCTTCCTCCTCGCCTGCTTCGGCCTGTCGTTTCCGCTGGCGGCAAGAGCGGCGTTCAAGCAGGGGGTTCCAGGAGCCTCCGCAACGAAGCTCCACCTCCAGGCCGACCAGTCGTTCCTCCTCGACACGACCCTCGACATCCGCAGGGTCTCCATCGGAAAACCGGAGATCGCCGACGTGACGGTCGTGACCCCCAAGCAGTTGATGGTCACCGGGAAGGCCGCGGGGGAGACGACCCTCATCTACTGGACCGCGGCGGGCGTTCCCACCTCCGTAGACGTGAACGTGTGGGTGGAGAACGGCGTCCGCAAGGGCCTCGAGAAGATCGTCCCGGGCGAGAAGTTCGAGATGTCCGGCACGCCCGAAACGATGATCCTGACGGGCTCGGTCAGCTCCGAGACGGCGCAGCACCGGCTGGTGGAGGGAGCGAAGGCGTACACCAAGAACGTCGTCAACCTCCTCGCCGTGGACCGGGTCGAGCAGGTGATGCTCCAGGTCCGGGTGGCCGAGGTCGACCGGAACGTCGTGAAGGAGCTGGGGTTCAACTTCCTGACCGATGGAAACAAGACGGGCCGCGGCGCCCTCAGTCCCGGGAACGCGTTCACCCCCTTCTTCGGGGACCTCCGGAGCTCGGACGTCGGAAATGTCGGACCGAACGCCTCCTTCAGCGACGCCGTGAACCTCTTCGTCGCGAAGCCGGGGGCATTCCCCAAGTTCGCCGCCTTCATCAGGGCCCTGGACGACCGGGGGGCGCTGAAGGTCCTCGCGGAGCCGAACCTGGTGGTGTCCAACGGGGCCGAGGGGAAGTTCCTGGCGGGGGGCGAGTTCCCCGTCGTCTTCAATTCGGGGACCGGCGGGTCCGCATCGACCAGCGTCGTCTACAAGGAGTTCGGCGTCCGGCTGAACTTCCAGCCGAAGATCGCGCCGAACGGCGAGATCCACCTGAAGATCGCCCAGGAGGTGAGCGAGCTGGACTTCGCCAACGCCGTGATCCTCTCGGGGTTCCGCATCCCGGCGCTGCGCAGCCGCAAGGCCGAGTCCAGCCTCCAGCTCGCGGACGGGCAGACCTTCGCCCTGGCGGGCCTGATCGACAACAAGATCTCCAAGCAGGTCTCCAAGGTTCCGCTCCTGGGGGACATCCCCATCCTGGGGGCCCTGTTCCGGAGCACCCGGTACCAGAACAGCGAGACCGAGCTCGTCATCCTGGTGACGCCGAGGATCGTCCGCCCGTTGGAGAAGGGAACGACGGCCGCGCTCCCCACGGACCGGGTGAAACCGGAAGAGTTCGACCCGTCGATGCTGAAGTAG